Proteins encoded in a region of the Bactrocera tryoni isolate S06 chromosome 4, CSIRO_BtryS06_freeze2, whole genome shotgun sequence genome:
- the LOC120775974 gene encoding uncharacterized serine-rich protein C215.13, protein MGQEISQQKKCSIISRHKTHQQAPQTLQPHPIQDATKNPKPSTTFTTSNGKYTRHSQEFQSVYAPSSSISTTSSSSTDDEHYRLRQKYNLNKQTYEKFRASKKLSLISSTTDQSTSTSNSASTNSSSSTYQNSKSSEPTYNNIVRKPSQYKRKSSSSTDSGIYYASCHCASSFLSSSATSSSSLCSTSACGCSTSVASSSNQSRSSLDQKKNYLCRHLYIKSYLDILEEDEKARAHFKSAKPGGIRNYKPKILGDSALSTSAPQSTGFSISSNNLKLREKCKENPWI, encoded by the coding sequence ATGGGACAGGAGATATCTCAGCAAAAGAAATGCAGCATTATTAGTCGACACAAAACACACCAACAAGCACCACAAACTCTTCAACCACACCCGATACAAGACGCAACAAAAAATCCCAAACCTTCTACTACTTTCACAACGTCCAACGGCAAATACACTAGACACTCACAAGAATTCCAAAGCGTCTACGCACCTTCCTCGAGCATCTCGACGACCTCTTCCAGCTCAACCGACGACGAGCACTATCGCCTAAGACAGAAATACAATCTGAATAAGCAAACTTATGAGAAATTCCGAGCGTCGAAGAAACTCAGTCTCATCAGCAGTACCACCGATCAGAGTACTAGCACCAGCAATTCCGCGTCGACCAATAGCAGCTCATCTACATATCAAAATTCGAAATCCAGTGAACCAACGTATAACAACATCGTGCGCAAACCATCACAATATAAGCGCAAAAGTTCTTCGAGCACCGATAGTGGCATCTACTACGCCTCCTGCCATTGCGCCTCTTCCTTCTTGTCTTCATCAGCTACATCCTCTTCTTCGCTGTGCTCCACAAGCGCCTGTGGCTGCTCCACTTCTGTGGCATCTTCATCCAACCAATCGCGCAGCTCACTCGATCAAAAGAAAAACTATCTCTGTaggcatttgtatataaaatctTATCTAGATATTTTGGAAGAAGACGAGAAGGCGCGCGCTCATTTCAAATCTGCTAAACCGGGCGGCATACGCAATTACAAACCGAAGATTTTGGGCGATAGCGCGCTGTCAACCAGTGCACCACAGAGCACAGGATTTAgtatcagcagcaacaacttgAAGCTGCGTGAGAAGTGTAAGGAGAATCCGTGGATTTGA